The following coding sequences lie in one Takifugu rubripes chromosome 8, fTakRub1.2, whole genome shotgun sequence genomic window:
- the nicol1 gene encoding NELL2-interacting cell ontogeny regulator 1, whose product MASSGFLQAAALLLAVQLLGVGVAGADPESGTVIPAESRPCVDCHAFEFMQRALQDLKKTAFNLDTRTEMLVLRAERRALCDCMPTNSLR is encoded by the exons ATGGCTTCCAGCGGGTTTCTGCAGGCAGCCGCGCTTCTCCTGGCGGTCCAGCTCCTCGGTGTCGGTGTAGCAGGTGCGGATCCAGAGTCTGGCACAGTCATCCCCGCAGAAA GCCGTCCGTGCGTAGACTGTCACGCGTTTGAGTTCATGCAGCGGGCGTTGCAAGATCTAAAGAAGACCGCGTTCAACCTCGACACCAGG ACGGAGATGCTGGTGTTGAGGGCGGAGAGGAGGGCCCTCTGCGACTGCATGCCCACTAACTCTCTGCGCTGA
- the faah2b gene encoding fatty-acid amide hydrolase 2-B: MAPSGLEKVLASLFWAVIGLLFAVFRVLSRKTAAPAAKLPSVRNPLLLVSATQLAKKIRRREVLSVEVVQAYIDRIQDVNPLINAVTKDRFDAALLEAAQVDRLIEEETGGEEVLEDRLPLLGVPLSVKSSYAFQGMPFTSGLCSRRGVIASVDAPPLTLLKRAGAIPLGTTNTSELCMWSESHNHLHGITRNPYDLERIPGGSSGGEGSLLAAAGSVIGVGSDIGGSIRMPAFFNGIFGHKTTPGVVSNENQYPPSSGRQEEYLSLGPMCRYAEDLKLMLKIMAGPNANMLSLNATVDLKKLRFFTIPHDSGSVWTHPVSKELMEIQRKVVERLEADLGVQVQEVCLPELSYSFQIWDTYMKLPDDEGKSPISFTELMGEPGHPAWPSWELLKRMVGKSDHTVAAIALGLMEMTHGSKPSKVIMQLKEDLQNKVDELLGTDGVFLYPSHPRVAPKHHHPLFRPFDFAYTGIINILGLPATQCPLGLNQEGLPLGVQVVAGKLQDHLTLELAVFLEKTFGGWRDPGAE, translated from the exons ATGGCACCGAGCGgtctcgaaaaggttctggcgTCGCTCTTCTGGGCTGTCATTGGGCTCCTCTTCGCGGTCTTCCGGGTGCTGTCGCGGAAGACCGCAGCGCCGGCGGCGAAGCTCCCGTCTGTCCGTAACCCGCTGCTGCTCGTCTCAGCGACGCAGCTGGCGAAGAAGATCCGGCGAAGAGAG GTGCTGAgtgtggaggtggtgcaggctTATATCGACAGGATCCAAGACGTCAACCCGCTTATTAACGCCGTCACAAAAGACAG GTTTGACGCTGCCCTCCTGGAGGCCGCGCAGGTCGACAGGTTAATCGAGGAGGAAaccggaggagaggaggtgctggaggaccGGCTGCCTTTACTGGGAGTTCCGCTGTCTGTCAAAAGCTCCTATGCCTTCCAAG GCATGCCCTTCACCTCTGGTCTGTGCTCCAGGCGTGGCGTCATCGCCTCGGTTGACGCTCCACCTTTGACCCTGCTGAAGAGAGCGGGGGCCATCCCACTGGGCACCACCAATACCAGTGAGCTGTGCATGTGGTCAGAGTCCCACAACCATCTCCACGGCATTACCAGGAACCCATACGACCTGGAGAGGATACCAGGCGGAAGTTCAG GAGGGGAGGGTAGTTTATTGGCGGCTGCGGGCTCAGTCATCGGGGTCGGCTCCGACATCGGTGGCAGCATTCGCATGCCGGCTTTCTTCAATGGGATATTTGGACATAAAACCACTCCTG GTGTCGTTTCGAATGAGAACCAATACCCTCCTTCATCCGGAAGACAAGAAGAGTACCTCAGCCTTGGACCCATGTGCCGCTATGCCGAGGATCTGAAGCTGATGCTCAAAATAATGGCCGGACCCAATGCTAACAT GTTGTCCCTAAATGCAACAGTTGACCTGAAGAAGCTGAGGTTCTTCACCATCCCCCACGATTCCGGCTCTGTCTGGACGCACCCCGTCAGCAAAGAACTGATGGAAATCCAGAGGAAG GTGGTGGAGCGTCTGGAGGCCGACCTCGGGGTGCAGGTGCAGGAAGTGTGTCTCCCTGAGCTCAGCTACAGCTTCCAGATCTGGGACACATACATGAAACTGCCTGACGACGAGGGCAAA TCTCCCATATCTTTTACCGAGCTGATGGGGGAACCAGGGCACCCCGCCTGGCCTTCCTGGGAGCTGCTGAAACGGATGGTGGGGAAATCGGACCACACCGTGGCCGCCATAG CTCTGGGCCTCATGGAAATGACCCATGGTTCTAAACCGTCcaaggtcatcatgcagctgaAGGAAGACCTACAGAACAAGGTGGACGAGCTACTTGGCACAGATGGTGTTTTTCTGTACCCATCACACCCCAGAGTGGCTCCCAAACATCACCACCCTCTCTTCAGACCTTTTGACTTTGCTTACACAG GTATAATCAACATTCTGGGGCTGCCGGCCACCCAGTGCCCTCTGGGGCTCAACCAGGAGGGGCTGCCCTTGGGCGTGCAAGTGGTGGCCGGGAAGCTGCAGGACCACCTGACCCTCGAGTTGGCCGTGTTCCTGGAGAAGACCTTCGGAGGATGGAGGGACCCGGGAGCCGAATAA
- the nelfa gene encoding negative elongation factor A, giving the protein MASMKDSDTGLWLHNKLGSTDELWTPPSIASLLTVSVIDNIRLCFSSLSPPVKLKLLLGMLHLPKRTVDEMKEALSEIIQLATVDLEPWVLMVADILKSFPGTGSLNLDLEEQNPNVQDILGELREKVSECEASAMLPLECQYLNKSALTTLVGPLTPPVKHFQLKRKPKSATLRAELLQKSTETAQQLKKTAGVPFHAKGRGLVKKIDTTTPLKGIPKAPFRSPTAPSMFSPPSNRAPITPVRTPLRKERGVKLLDISELDMVGAGREAKRRRKTLETETGEKTAKEEAVVENTTPDYAAGLVSTQKLGSLNENPLPSTSYLPATPSMVPSSSYIPSSEAQPANAGGSGRDPLQAARQPEESAAPGATASLPGQYKQRTPMYNASSAANPATPASPSTPVSTPASNGPPAAATASQQETPTQPPSTPQTQTPTPAPTAPQPQPKKNLSLTRDQMYAAQEMFKTANKVTRPEKALILGFMAGSRENPCPEQGDIIQIKLSEHTEVLPKADGTGSTTMLVDTVFEMNYSTGQWTRLKKYKPITNAS; this is encoded by the exons ATGGCGTCGATGAAGGACAGCGACACCGGCCTGTGGCTTCACAACAAACTGGGTTCTACGGACGAGCTCTGGACGCCCCCGAGCATCGCTTCTCTCCTCACCGTGTCAGTAATTGACAACATACGGCTGTGCTTTTCGAGCTTATCGCCGCCGGTGAAGCTGAAACTTCTGCTGGGGATGCTGCATCTCCCCAAGCGCACCGTTGACGAG ATGAAGGAGGCCCTGTCAGAGATAATCCAGTTGGCTACTGTGGACTTGGAGCCTTGGGTCTTAATGGTGGCAGATATCCTCAAGTCCTTCCCAGGGACCGGTTCACTCAATCTGGATTTGGAGGAGCAGAATCCAAACGTGCAGGATATTCTGGGAGAGCTTCGGGAGAAAG TGAGCGAGTGCGAGGCATCGGCCATGCTTCCGCTGGAGTGCCAGTACCTAAACAAGAGTGCTTTAACCACTCTGGTGGGACCCTTAACCCCCCCTGTCAAGCATTTCCAGCTGAAACGGAAGCCCAAGAGTGCAACTCTCAGGGCAGAGCTGCTTCAGAAAT CCACAGAGACGGCCCAACAGCTGAAAAAGACCGCCGGAGTGCCTTTCCACGCCAAAGGAAGAGGACTGGTCAAAAAGATTGACACAACGA CTCCTCTCAAGGGGATTCCCAAGGCCCCGTTCCGCAGCCCCACCGCCCCCAGCATGTTCAGCCCCCCCAGTAACCGCGCACCGATTACCCCAGTACGGACGCCGTTGCGCAAGGAGAGAGGGGTCAAG CTGTTGGATATTTCAGAGCTGGACATGgttggagcaggaagagaagccaagagaagaagaaagactttAG AAACAGAAACTGGAGAGAAAACCGCCAAAGAAGAGGCGGTGGTGGAAAACACCACCCCCGACTACGCCGCTGGCCTCGTCTCCACGCAG AAACTGGGGTCGCTGAACGAAAATCCTCTACCGTCGACCAGTTATTTACCAGCCACGCCCAGTATGGTTCCCTCCTCGTCGTACATTCCCAGCTCCGAAGCACAGCCAG CAAATGCCGGCGGCTCAGGGCGGGACCCGCTCCAGGCTGCCCGCCAACCGGAAGAGTCGGCAGCACCGGGCGCCACAGCCTCCCTGCCCGGCCAGTACAAGCAGAGGACGCCCATGTACAACGCAAGCAGCGCCGCGAACCCGGCGACCCCCGCCTCCCCCAGCACGCCGGTCTCCACCCCCGCCAGCAACGGGCCCCCGGCAGCGGCGACCGCCAGCCAGCAGGAGACCCCCACGCAGCCCCCGAGCACACCTCAGACCCAGACGCCGACGCCAGCTCCCACAGCGCCGCAGCCACAGCCCAAAAAGAACCTGTCGCTCACA AGAGACCAGATGTACGCCGCCCAGGAGATGTTCAAGACCGCCAACAAGGTCACCAGACCAGAAAAAGCTCTCATCTTGGGTTTCATGGCTGGATCAAGAG AGAACCCGTGCCCCGAGCAGGGCGACATCATCCAGATCAAGCTGAGCGAGCACACGGAAGTGCTGCCTAAAGCGGACGGCACGGGCAGCACCACCATGCTGGTGGACACAGTCTTTGAAATGAACTACTCCACGGGACAGTGGACTCGCCTCAAAAAATACAAACCCATCACCAACGCCTCCTGA